The Verrucomicrobium spinosum DSM 4136 = JCM 18804 genome includes a region encoding these proteins:
- a CDS encoding S1/P1 nuclease — protein sequence MKPIATLICTLSLFAASITPASAWWGTGHMVVTSVAWRQLSQQEQEQAHALLKAHPKYNDWMSSYPADVPGLSKGLYAAMAASLWADDIRDKNNPATHPEWHYVDYPLVPPHFPKEPAPNPTNDVLVGIKECERVIASPTTSTQEKGEMVSWLIHLVGDVHQPLHCASLTNDDFPAPEGDRGGNSAFVRPDKQSKAINLHMVWDSQLGGARVADAGSSREALNKAILLETEHPRVAAAELQKSPSPESWSLEGRELAIQEAYLHGNLRYAVGKQLNAPVLPEGYTKKARAISERRVTLAGYRLADMLKRLLAVSTAEPERASN from the coding sequence GTGAAACCCATTGCCACACTCATCTGCACCTTGTCGCTCTTTGCCGCCTCCATCACTCCCGCTTCCGCATGGTGGGGTACAGGTCACATGGTTGTCACTTCCGTGGCATGGCGTCAGTTGAGCCAGCAGGAACAGGAGCAGGCTCACGCACTATTGAAAGCACATCCCAAATACAATGACTGGATGTCCTCCTATCCTGCGGACGTTCCAGGCCTGAGCAAAGGCTTGTACGCTGCCATGGCCGCCAGCCTTTGGGCAGATGACATCCGTGACAAGAACAATCCTGCCACCCACCCCGAGTGGCACTATGTGGATTATCCGTTGGTACCGCCACATTTCCCCAAAGAGCCAGCCCCCAATCCGACCAACGATGTGCTGGTGGGAATCAAGGAGTGCGAACGTGTGATCGCCAGCCCGACCACATCCACCCAGGAGAAGGGCGAGATGGTCAGCTGGCTCATTCATCTGGTGGGAGATGTTCACCAGCCGCTTCACTGTGCTTCGTTGACCAACGACGACTTCCCCGCGCCCGAAGGGGATCGTGGAGGCAACAGCGCCTTTGTCCGGCCGGACAAGCAGTCCAAGGCCATCAACCTCCACATGGTGTGGGACAGCCAGTTGGGCGGGGCCCGGGTTGCCGATGCGGGGAGTTCTCGTGAAGCGCTTAACAAAGCCATTCTGCTTGAAACCGAACATCCCCGAGTTGCCGCCGCCGAGTTGCAAAAGAGTCCGTCACCGGAATCCTGGAGCCTTGAAGGAAGAGAGCTCGCCATCCAGGAAGCCTATCTCCATGGCAACCTCCGGTATGCTGTTGGGAAACAACTCAATGCGCCAGTTCTGCCCGAGGGGTACACCAAGAAAGCCAGGGCGATCTCTGAACGACGCGTGACCCTGGCGGGCTATCGTCTGGCAGACATGTTGAAACGTCTGCTGGCAGTGTCCACGGCTGAACCTGAAAGGGCTTCCAACTGA
- a CDS encoding pilus assembly FimT family protein: MRPPRSGSFGCYLQPPLRTRSAGMTLVEVTVVMAIIAIMMGVGIAGLSNMSTPRRQTAVTTLKGTLDQARAHAIATRKYVALMVVDGVPPESVEPLNLCKYAVFEVGSPGTDGQYATDSKQVTEWKSLPDGVCFAKGLAGKPTILDLPLTLDQYRVRGISGAGYPEVELRFMSGNTFKMLPGIVFAPNGAVATPRLSAVVQNLDVLLVEGRVDAAGTATSVTPSHNPPRIEGVRMTRLTGISRYYDDTAAGASTPPTP, from the coding sequence ATGAGACCCCCTCGCTCAGGCTCATTTGGTTGTTACCTGCAACCACCTCTCCGCACCCGCTCCGCTGGCATGACGCTGGTGGAGGTCACCGTGGTGATGGCGATCATCGCCATTATGATGGGGGTGGGCATCGCCGGCCTCTCCAACATGTCCACTCCGCGTCGGCAGACGGCGGTCACCACATTGAAGGGGACGCTGGACCAGGCGCGCGCCCATGCCATCGCCACACGCAAATATGTGGCGCTGATGGTGGTGGACGGGGTGCCGCCGGAGTCCGTGGAGCCGCTGAATCTCTGCAAATACGCCGTGTTCGAAGTAGGCTCACCCGGAACTGATGGTCAGTATGCCACTGATTCCAAGCAGGTGACGGAATGGAAAAGTCTTCCTGACGGAGTTTGCTTTGCCAAAGGTCTGGCGGGGAAGCCCACGATTCTGGATCTGCCGCTGACGCTGGACCAATACCGCGTGCGGGGCATTTCTGGAGCAGGCTATCCGGAAGTCGAACTCCGCTTCATGAGCGGCAACACTTTCAAAATGCTTCCGGGGATTGTTTTCGCTCCCAATGGTGCCGTGGCCACGCCCCGTCTTTCAGCGGTGGTGCAGAATCTGGATGTGCTGCTGGTTGAAGGAAGGGTGGATGCGGCCGGGACCGCCACGAGCGTCACCCCCAGCCACAATCCGCCAAGGATTGAAGGAGTTCGCATGACACGCCTTACCGGCATCAGCCGGTACTACGATGACACCGCTGCGGGAGCGTCAACTCCACCCACCCCTTGA